The following coding sequences lie in one Heliangelus exortis chromosome 6, bHelExo1.hap1, whole genome shotgun sequence genomic window:
- the DTX3L gene encoding E3 ubiquitin-protein ligase DTX3L isoform X4, translated as MAAESVLVRLSPAPGRGENLQRKIQLYFQSAKQSGGGECQVLPGPEAGTYWVHFQQERDKKRVESRRDHVLQIGDKQLEIIIQAGEGELSKSRYAEQASPSHDVPSSSSPAQQEQPAAKGSEDKAKEVLTKKIFLTVSATLNTSMFTVQQREKITTVCPNLKREGNLDIDGFEKLTGDFADIEEAYSYFKGILADNDPNYDFSHSESKKGLEEANGPNTEETDDLVVVSSLYEYFSHACKEKIKQLWERFGVYIRSKDLGNGNTSVCLLSDGSPASIEEAQDFFIRAYHESVKDLKQEIIPITNSGMLNDIIMNLNTKFSNLLVREEENQLLLRGPPTLISAAKRFLSERGENGQAEKNMKISSELYEYRNGIEVDASVFKLLETILSKEMEDIQEKFDTVIEKEGSSYGQKTLIVFRPRIKTCCDMSSHAAESFINAFQNACAMLREKPIILKLSEKQKERLSMLLNGKQLEGLHVKLKKQEDKLILTGLPNHLCAAEKHIMEFLDIEDSTQTQNRTSLSSDLRRQERKAEKKYNDRQKNHLSSEGQSQANTDEEGKDKCPICMERIKNKEKMKKCNHEFCKACITQALAYRPNCPICKTIHGPMEGNQPEGTMSVSTLSSSLPGYPNCGTILITYVMKGGIQTSKHPNPGRHFVGTTRMAYLPDNEEGQEILHLLRRAFDQKLIFTVGRSCTTGRENVITWNDIHHKTSMVGGPSK; from the exons ATGGCGGCAGAGTCGGTGCTGGTGCGGCTCAGCCCCGCGCCCGGCCGAGGCGAGAATCTGCAGCGCAAGATCCAGCTGTACTTCCAGTCAGCCAAGCAGTCGGGGGGAGGCGAGTGCCAGGTTCTGCCAGGACCCGAGGCCGGTACCTACTGGGTGCATTTCCAGCAGGAGCGAG ATAAGAAGAGAGTGGAATCCCGCAGGGATCACGTCCTGCAAATCGGTGACAAACAGCTGGAGATAATCATCCAGGCGGGAGAAGGGGAGCTGAGCAAGAGCCGGTATGCAGAGCAAGCCTCCCCCAGCCACGACgtcccttccagctcttccccagctcagcaggagcagccGGCAGCCAAAGGCTCTGAAGACAAGGCAAAAGAAGTCCTTACCAAAAAG ATATTTCTTACAGTATCTGCGACTTTGAATACCAGTATGTTCACTGTacagcagagggagaaaattaCCACTGTATGtccaaatttaaaaagagaaggaaatcttGATATCGATGGCTTTGAGAAACTGACGGGAGATTTTGCAGATATTGAAGAAGCTTATTCTTATTTTAAGGGTATCCTTGCAGACAATGACCCAAACTATGATTTTTCACATTCTGAAAGTAAGAAGGGTCTGGAAGAAGCAAATGGTCCAAATACTGAAGAAACTGATGATCTTGTAGTTGTGTCATCTCTATATGAATATTTCAGTCATGCTTGCAAAGAGAAAATCAAACAACTGTGGGAACGTTTTGGAGTGTATATAAGAAGTAAAGATCTTGGCAATGGGAACACGTCAGTATGCCTCCTTTCTGATGGAAGTCCTGCATCTATAGAAGAAGCTCAAGATTTTTTTATCAGAGCTTATCATGAAAGTGTGAAAGATCTGAAACAGGAAATAATTCCCATAACAAACAGTGGCATGTTAAATGACATAATAATGAATTTAAATACTAAGTTTAGCAATCTCCTAGTCAGAGAGGAAGAGAATCAGTTGCTACTCCGTGGTCCACCTACTTTGATTTCAGCTGCCAAAAGATTTCTCTCAGAGCGAGGTGAGAATGGTCAAGCtgaaaagaatatgaaaatatcATCTGAACTGTATGAATACAGGAATGGAATCGAAGTTGATGCTTCTGTGTTTAAATTGTTGGAAACAATACTAAGCAAAGAAATGGAAGACATTCAAGAAAAATTTGATACAGTGATAGAAAAAGAAGGCAGTTCATATGGCCAGAAGACATTAATAGTATTTAGGCCTAGGATTAAAACTTGTTGTGATATGTCTTCACATGCTGCTGAAAGTTTCATCAATGCATTTCAGAATGCCTGTGCAATGTTAAGAGAGAAACCCATCATCTTgaagctttcagaaaagcagaaggaaagattAAGTATGCTACTTAATGGAAAACAATTGGAAGGTCTGCATGTAAAACTTAAGAAGCAGGAAGACAAGCTAATTTTAACAGGTTTACCAAACCAtctttgtgctgctgaaaagcaCATCATGGAGTTTCTTGACATTGAAGACTCGACACAAACTCAAAATAGAACATCACTGTCCTCTGATCTCAGGCgtcaagaaagaaaagctgagaagaaaTACAATGACAGGCAAAAGAACCATCTTTCTTCTGAAGGGCAGTCTCAGGCAAATACAGATGAAGAAGGCAAAGACAAGTGTCCAATTTGCATGgagagaattaaaaacaaagaaaagatgaaaaagtgcAATCATGAATTTTGCAAAGCTTGTATTACCCAGGCCCTGGCTTATAGACCTAATTGTCCTATTTGTAAAACAATCCATGGACCCATGGAAGGAAATCAACCAGAGGGAACAATGTCAGTTTCAACTTTGTCTTCTTCTCTCCCTGGTTACCCCAATTGTGGTACTATTTTGATTACGTATGTTATGAAAGGTGGTATTCAAACT AGCAAGCATCCAAACCCAGGGAGACATTTTGTTGGAACTACTCGAATGGCATATTTACCTGACAATGAGGAAGGGCAAGAAATTCTGCATCTCCTCAGAAGAGCCTTTGATCAAAAATTGATTTTCACAGTGGGGCGCTCATGTACTACTGGTAGAGAAAATGTTATCACATGGAATGATATTCATCACAAAACATCCATGGTGGGAGGACCTTCCAAGTAA